One window of Phycisphaeraceae bacterium genomic DNA carries:
- the fliE gene encoding flagellar hook-basal body complex protein FliE, which translates to MADPLGFISGSQPVRPSFLQGGASTSASDGASFKDALISNIKRVDDLQQQANRAMEDIATGKRDDLEGVILATQQADSAFRMLQAVRNRVMEAYDELKQTRV; encoded by the coding sequence ATGGCTGATCCGCTGGGATTTATTTCGGGTTCGCAGCCGGTGCGACCCTCCTTCTTGCAGGGTGGAGCTTCGACGTCGGCATCCGACGGCGCATCGTTCAAAGATGCCTTGATCAGCAACATCAAGCGGGTGGATGACCTGCAGCAGCAAGCCAATCGAGCGATGGAGGACATCGCAACCGGCAAACGCGACGATCTCGAAGGCGTCATCCTCGCGACACAGCAAGCGGATTCCGCTTTCCGAATGCTTCAGGCTGTGCGAAACCGCGTGATGGAAGCCTACGACGAGCTGAAACAGACGCGAGTCTGA
- the flgC gene encoding flagellar basal body rod protein FlgC: MYGALDISTSGMMAQRARMAAIAANIANRSTILDDKGNLNPYRARKVVFAPGDPQASTPEGRLLGVHVAAIELDQGEFNYRWDPTNPYAIQKGDKRGYVPEPNVNPVVEQLNAMEAARAYEANIVSAETTKQMMAQALRLLA, from the coding sequence ATGTACGGCGCCTTGGATATTTCAACGAGCGGAATGATGGCCCAGCGGGCGCGGATGGCGGCGATCGCGGCCAACATCGCCAACCGATCCACCATTCTCGACGACAAGGGCAACCTGAATCCGTATCGAGCTCGGAAAGTCGTTTTCGCCCCGGGCGACCCACAGGCGAGCACCCCCGAAGGACGCCTTCTGGGCGTGCATGTCGCGGCAATCGAGCTCGATCAGGGCGAATTCAACTACCGCTGGGACCCGACGAATCCCTACGCCATCCAGAAGGGCGATAAGCGTGGCTACGTTCCGGAGCCAAACGTCAATCCAGTGGTCGAGCAGTTGAACGCCATGGAGGCTGCCCGGGCTTATGAAGCGAACATCGTTTCCGCCGAAACAACCAAGCAGATGATGGCCCAGGCACTCCGTCTGCTAGCGTGA
- a CDS encoding tetratricopeptide repeat protein — translation MSEQQNVPPVDPAAPEQPAPTWRDAWQIPVLVVSAVLLVVGIAAVMFARPAVDVAPRIDEAAQLVGAEKFEDALKILNEDVWPQIEKGKLAPGDEKRYHLLAARSIYEAATQRKLLRAENFENVIRSYVRAEELKQRLEPADIERFALSLMALDRLDEAKRRIDTIPSGDQARRIALVRKLITKLLAKPVPDQQAATDLVAWLLSEPALSDSDRVWAMTRQAELRLIGGYREEAIRGMLQQLPRVEESAAEDRAELLALLGWGYIEDGKHAEAEKWLTRAERLADEHEPLTSKIRLNLARVAESRSDFQAAKEQYQRVLDAPGSKRFQREALLGLAESQASLDDIEASLESYSKLAETFRDASLTSSIDRDRVATSSIARFRTRFETGDARTALRFASIAESLFAQGRAPADVVLAIGEANRKLAAEAIAEATGGQPRAGLEDVDPTTRKRAREHYLAAANALRVHAGIVAGQNGPGYSDSLWNSADCFDRAGDQDKAIALFKQFADEFPTDPRMAEARFRLARCYQARGDLDLAAQAYEALIATRDGAPGEPGSGPFADLSYVPLAQTYLATGQPEAVTKATRMLKAVVNGTVVGVDSPGFRDALAELGTMFYRNGEPERAIENIDELLKRYPDEHGMELAKFRLADSYRLSAAKIENSMADGMPDEERRNLEKTRTERLEHAAAGFDEVRRALDAKPKDKRTAVEETYLRNACFYLGDCAFALGDYDGAIRAYTAARDRYPSDPASLVAMIQIVNANLQRGDVKAALTANERAKRFYRGLPPEVWNDPNLPMSKEDWERWLDATDRLANGESLDHERPE, via the coding sequence GTGAGTGAGCAGCAGAATGTCCCGCCGGTTGACCCCGCGGCTCCCGAGCAGCCGGCGCCGACATGGCGTGATGCCTGGCAGATTCCGGTTCTTGTCGTATCGGCGGTATTGCTGGTCGTCGGCATTGCCGCGGTGATGTTCGCGCGCCCGGCCGTGGATGTCGCGCCTCGAATCGATGAAGCCGCGCAGCTTGTAGGGGCAGAAAAATTCGAGGATGCGCTGAAAATCCTGAACGAAGACGTGTGGCCCCAGATCGAAAAAGGAAAGCTGGCGCCCGGCGACGAAAAACGCTACCACCTGCTCGCGGCGCGATCAATCTATGAGGCCGCGACCCAACGCAAGCTGCTGAGAGCCGAAAACTTTGAGAATGTGATTCGGAGTTACGTGCGCGCCGAAGAACTCAAGCAGCGCCTCGAGCCGGCTGACATCGAACGATTCGCGCTGAGCCTCATGGCCCTCGATCGGCTCGACGAGGCCAAGCGGCGCATCGACACGATTCCGAGCGGCGACCAGGCTCGGAGAATCGCCCTTGTCCGCAAGCTCATCACCAAACTCCTCGCCAAGCCGGTCCCGGATCAGCAGGCCGCGACCGATCTTGTCGCGTGGTTGCTCTCGGAGCCGGCGCTGAGCGACTCCGACCGCGTCTGGGCGATGACGAGGCAAGCGGAATTGCGTCTGATCGGCGGGTATCGCGAGGAAGCGATACGGGGCATGCTTCAGCAATTGCCTCGCGTGGAGGAAAGCGCCGCGGAGGATCGTGCCGAATTGCTGGCGCTACTCGGGTGGGGATATATCGAAGATGGGAAGCACGCCGAAGCCGAAAAATGGCTGACGCGCGCGGAACGGCTCGCGGACGAACACGAGCCTTTGACGAGCAAGATTCGGCTGAACCTCGCCAGGGTGGCCGAGAGCAGAAGCGACTTTCAAGCGGCCAAAGAGCAATACCAAAGAGTCCTCGACGCACCCGGCAGCAAGCGGTTCCAGAGAGAAGCATTGCTCGGGCTCGCGGAAAGCCAGGCGTCGCTGGACGACATAGAGGCTTCGCTGGAGTCCTATTCCAAGCTCGCCGAGACGTTTCGGGACGCATCGCTGACAAGCTCGATTGATCGCGATCGCGTCGCGACAAGCTCGATCGCGCGCTTTCGTACAAGATTCGAAACCGGCGATGCTCGAACGGCGCTGCGTTTCGCATCCATTGCCGAATCTCTCTTCGCCCAGGGACGAGCGCCGGCCGATGTGGTGCTCGCGATTGGAGAGGCGAATCGAAAGCTTGCCGCAGAGGCGATCGCGGAGGCGACCGGCGGACAGCCCCGGGCTGGATTGGAAGATGTCGATCCCACCACGCGGAAGCGCGCGAGAGAGCATTATCTCGCCGCCGCCAACGCGCTCCGCGTTCACGCCGGCATCGTCGCGGGGCAAAACGGTCCGGGATATTCGGATTCGCTTTGGAATTCGGCCGATTGCTTCGACCGAGCCGGCGACCAGGACAAAGCGATCGCGCTTTTCAAGCAGTTCGCGGATGAATTCCCCACCGATCCGAGAATGGCCGAAGCCCGGTTTCGTTTGGCACGCTGCTATCAGGCTCGCGGCGATCTCGACCTTGCGGCGCAGGCCTATGAAGCACTCATCGCGACACGCGACGGCGCGCCGGGAGAACCCGGAAGCGGCCCGTTTGCCGACTTGAGCTACGTTCCACTGGCTCAGACTTATCTCGCGACCGGACAGCCCGAAGCGGTAACGAAGGCGACCCGGATGTTGAAAGCGGTCGTGAACGGAACAGTTGTGGGTGTTGATTCTCCCGGATTCCGCGACGCGCTCGCCGAATTGGGGACCATGTTCTATCGCAACGGCGAGCCCGAACGGGCGATCGAGAACATCGATGAGCTGCTCAAGCGATATCCCGACGAACACGGGATGGAACTGGCGAAATTCCGACTCGCCGACAGTTACCGGCTGTCTGCCGCCAAAATCGAGAATTCGATGGCGGACGGAATGCCGGATGAAGAACGCAGGAATCTCGAAAAGACGCGAACGGAGCGCCTCGAACATGCCGCGGCGGGCTTCGACGAAGTGCGGCGCGCACTCGATGCGAAGCCGAAAGACAAGCGGACGGCGGTGGAAGAAACGTACCTCCGCAATGCCTGCTTCTATCTGGGTGACTGCGCCTTTGCCTTGGGCGACTACGACGGCGCCATTCGCGCGTATACCGCCGCCCGCGACCGTTACCCGAGCGATCCTGCTTCGTTGGTCGCGATGATCCAAATCGTGAACGCCAACCTGCAGCGGGGCGATGTCAAAGCCGCGCTCACGGCGAACGAGCGCGCGAAGCGGTTCTATCGCGGGCTTCCTCCGGAAGTCTGGAATGACCCCAACTTGCCCATGAGCAAAGAGGATTGGGAGCGCTGGCTCGACGCCACCGACCGACTCGCGAACGGCGAGAGTCTGGACCACGAACGCCCCGAGTGA
- the fliG gene encoding flagellar motor switch protein FliG gives MPRKPHEKLPDSIEDVEGVTKAAVLLLALGPDQAASVLKSMAPETVEEVTRELASLGRVPKRLQNQVIEEFYNISIASQYATEGNLDYAKSVLQNSLDPKQAERVLAQIQTQVQKTPFSFLQRAESENLLTFIQDEHPQTIALIVCHLAHHKAAEILGGLPLQKQIEVIKRIANMEQTNPEVIREVEKGLESRLANMLVQSMEKAGGVPTVSEILNLADRATEKAILEGLEAEDPDLVEQIRRLMFVFEDIKMVNDKGIQAVLKEVENDELALALKTASQDLQDKIFKNMSERAAQLVREDIQFMGPVKVSDVEAAQQRIVDIVRRLEEAGEVVIQGRGGDAELVV, from the coding sequence ATGCCGCGCAAGCCGCACGAGAAACTACCGGACAGCATCGAGGACGTTGAAGGCGTCACGAAGGCTGCCGTCTTGCTTCTTGCGCTCGGGCCCGACCAGGCGGCTTCGGTGCTGAAGTCGATGGCTCCCGAGACCGTCGAAGAAGTGACGAGGGAACTGGCCAGCCTGGGACGTGTGCCCAAGCGCCTCCAGAATCAGGTTATCGAAGAGTTCTACAACATCTCGATCGCGAGCCAATACGCGACCGAGGGAAATCTCGATTACGCCAAGAGCGTGCTCCAGAATTCGCTCGACCCCAAGCAAGCAGAACGCGTGCTCGCCCAGATTCAAACGCAGGTACAGAAGACTCCATTTAGTTTTCTGCAGCGTGCGGAGAGCGAAAACCTGCTGACGTTCATCCAGGATGAACATCCGCAGACCATCGCACTGATCGTGTGCCACCTCGCGCACCACAAAGCCGCGGAGATCCTGGGCGGACTTCCGCTCCAGAAGCAGATCGAAGTCATCAAACGCATCGCGAACATGGAGCAGACCAACCCCGAGGTCATCCGCGAAGTGGAGAAAGGACTCGAGAGCCGCCTCGCCAACATGCTCGTCCAGAGCATGGAAAAGGCGGGTGGCGTGCCGACGGTTTCGGAGATCCTCAACTTGGCCGATCGCGCCACCGAGAAGGCGATTCTGGAAGGCCTCGAGGCGGAAGACCCCGATCTTGTCGAGCAGATCCGGCGACTGATGTTCGTCTTCGAAGACATCAAGATGGTGAACGACAAGGGAATCCAGGCGGTTCTCAAGGAAGTCGAGAACGACGAGTTGGCGCTCGCGCTCAAGACCGCAAGCCAGGATCTGCAGGACAAGATCTTCAAGAACATGTCGGAACGCGCCGCCCAACTTGTGCGGGAGGACATCCAGTTCATGGGGCCGGTCAAGGTCAGCGACGTCGAAGCGGCGCAGCAGCGCATCGTGGACATCGTCCGGCGCCTCGAAGAAGCGGGAGAAGTCGTCATCCAGGGTCGCGGAGGCGATGCGGAATTGGTGGTCTAG
- a CDS encoding sigma-54-dependent Fis family transcriptional regulator: MRSVLVVDDKELMRDSVGGTLERAGFLVATAMDAPAAIQQIAAKRPDVVVTDLKMPGMTGIELLERIRQIDDDLPVVLMTAFGTIETAVSAIKQGAFDYLTKPFEGDELVITVKRAAEHGRVLRENKLLRAAAGLSENSPAMEGAERAGGPNLHGVARLVGDSEPIRKLRDQIRAIAVSQGTILVSGPSGSGKEVVARAIHEMSSRKSGPFLAVNCAALSESLLESELFGHEKGAFTGADKLRKGRFELADGGTLLLDEVSEVSPRIQAKLLRVLQERTFERVGSSLSIGVDVRVIATSNRDMTAAVAAGEFRQDLFFRLNVLPVQVPPLAERVSDVGALANHFVSIVCKREGRACLKLSPEAVRLLQGYAWPGNVRELQNICERAVVLLSRGDTDEPVTVGPESLHSWLNATPVRATPLTNIGAPPATAHIPPAAQVEGKPTGSSGLSSVIRTLEELEREAIIEALHKFNGHRQRTASALGIGVRTLGLKLKKWKELRLVEATL; encoded by the coding sequence ATGCGCAGTGTGCTCGTAGTTGATGACAAGGAACTCATGCGGGACAGCGTCGGCGGGACGCTCGAGCGCGCCGGCTTTCTCGTGGCGACGGCCATGGATGCCCCAGCCGCGATCCAGCAGATCGCGGCGAAGCGGCCCGATGTCGTCGTCACCGACCTCAAGATGCCGGGGATGACCGGCATCGAGCTGCTTGAACGCATCCGGCAAATCGACGACGATCTTCCCGTCGTGCTGATGACGGCGTTCGGAACGATTGAAACCGCGGTCTCGGCCATCAAGCAGGGCGCCTTCGACTATCTCACCAAGCCCTTCGAGGGTGACGAGCTTGTCATCACGGTCAAACGCGCCGCCGAACACGGTCGCGTGCTGCGTGAAAACAAGCTCTTGCGGGCCGCGGCGGGGCTGAGCGAGAATTCGCCGGCGATGGAAGGCGCGGAACGCGCGGGCGGTCCGAATCTGCACGGAGTCGCACGGCTTGTCGGCGATTCCGAGCCAATCCGCAAGCTTCGTGACCAGATCCGCGCAATCGCGGTTTCCCAGGGAACGATTCTCGTTTCGGGCCCGTCCGGCTCCGGCAAAGAAGTCGTCGCACGAGCGATTCACGAGATGTCGTCCCGCAAGAGCGGACCTTTCCTCGCCGTCAACTGTGCCGCTCTCTCGGAGAGCCTGCTGGAAAGCGAACTCTTCGGGCACGAGAAGGGCGCATTTACCGGCGCGGACAAGCTCCGCAAGGGCCGATTCGAACTCGCGGACGGGGGCACTCTGCTGCTGGACGAAGTTTCCGAGGTTTCGCCCCGCATTCAGGCGAAACTGCTGCGAGTGTTGCAGGAGCGAACGTTCGAGCGCGTCGGGAGCAGCCTTTCGATCGGCGTCGATGTGCGCGTGATCGCGACGAGCAACCGCGACATGACCGCCGCGGTCGCCGCCGGAGAGTTCAGGCAGGACTTGTTTTTCCGGCTGAACGTGCTGCCGGTTCAGGTTCCCCCGCTCGCCGAGCGCGTAAGCGACGTCGGCGCTTTGGCGAATCACTTTGTTTCGATCGTCTGCAAGCGCGAGGGACGCGCGTGCCTCAAGCTCAGCCCGGAAGCCGTTCGTCTGCTCCAGGGATACGCGTGGCCAGGAAATGTGCGTGAGCTGCAGAACATCTGCGAGCGCGCGGTGGTACTGCTCAGCCGTGGCGACACCGACGAGCCGGTTACGGTCGGGCCGGAATCGCTCCATTCCTGGCTCAATGCCACGCCGGTTCGTGCGACGCCTCTGACGAATATCGGGGCGCCACCGGCCACCGCCCACATTCCCCCGGCCGCACAAGTCGAAGGAAAACCCACCGGTTCCAGCGGGCTCTCTTCCGTGATCCGCACGCTCGAAGAACTCGAACGCGAAGCGATCATCGAGGCTCTCCACAAGTTCAACGGTCACCGGCAAAGAACCGCGAGCGCCCTGGGAATTGGCGTTCGGACGCTCGGTCTGAAACTGAAGAAGTGGAAAGAGTTGCGCCTGGTCGAGGCAACGCTCTAG